TGAGCTTATCGACTGCCGGGGCCATCGTGGAGGTGCCCACCGAAGATCGTTGATGAGCAGGGAGAGCAATGCGGATCGTCACGCTCGAAGAACACTGGTCCGACCCGGCGGTGTCCGCCGCCAGCGCGCCGGGCATGACCGAACTCGTCCCCGGCTACGCGACCGCGTTCGACCCGAGCGCCGGGGTGCCCTACACCGAGCTGAGGCACCTGCTGCCGGACATCGGCGCCGCCCGGATCGCCGACATGGACCGCAACGGCATCACCACGCAGGTGCTCTCCTGCCAGAACACGTTCCTGCCGGCCGACGTGGCGCCAGAGCTGACCAAGGCGGCCAACGACACCGCGGCCCAGGCGGTCAAGGCCTACCCGGGCCGGTTCGCCGCGTTCGCCACCCTGCCCACGGCCGTGCCCGGCGCGGCGGCCGACGAGCTGCGCCGCTGCGTCCGCGAACTGGGTTTCGTGGGCACCATGATCATGGGCCGCACCGACGGCGAGTTCCTGGACGAGCCCCGGTTCGACCCGATTCTGCGCGCCGCGAGCGAGCTGAACGTGCCGATCTACCTGCACCCGGCCCCGCCACCACTGGCGGTCAGCGAGGCCAACTACGCCGGCCGGCTCTCACCCGCGGTGTCCACGTTCTTCCGGCTGCCCGCGTGGGGGTGGCATCAGGAGACGGCCGTGCACTTCCTGCACCTGATCCTGGCTGGAGTGCTCGACCGCTACCCGGATCTGCAGTTCGTCCTCGGCCACTGGGGCGAGTCCATCCCGTTCTACCTCGACCGGCTGGACGAGGCCCTGCCCCAGCGGTTGACCAGGCTTGACCGGACCTTCCGGGAGTACTTCCGGGACAACGTGTTCATCACGCCCAGCGGGATGTTCAGCCAAGCTCAGCTGCGCTACTGCGTCGACACCGTGGGCGTGGATCGGATCATCCACGCCGTGGACTTCCCGATGATCGGCAACGAGGGTGCCGTGCCGTTCCTGGCCGATTCGTACCTGTCCGGCGAAGACAAGGACAAGATCGCCCACGGCAACGCCGACAAGCTGCTCGGGCTCGACCGAATCCAGTGACTGGTCCCGCGTCGCGGTCGGCGCGCGATAGGTCTGGACCAGTGGAGAGCTCTCCGCCAATCGTCTCCCATACTGCCCCATCACGGGGCAACGCACAAAGCGTAGGAATCAGAAGGAGCTCCCGTGTCCCAAGTGATCGCCATCTTCGGAGCCGGCCCCGGCCTCGGCGCCGCCGTCGCTCGCCGGTTCGCCCGCGAGGGCTTCCGTGTCGCCCTGGTCGCACGAGGCAAGGGCCGCCTGGACGCGCTCGTCGAGCAGCTCACCGCCGAAGGCATCGAGACCGCCGGCTTCCCCGCCGACCTGTCCCGGCCCACCGAGGTCCCCGACCTGATCGCGGCCATCCGCGACCGCTTCGGCCGCATCGACGTGATCGAGT
This window of the Amycolatopsis balhimycina FH 1894 genome carries:
- a CDS encoding amidohydrolase family protein, translated to MRIVTLEEHWSDPAVSAASAPGMTELVPGYATAFDPSAGVPYTELRHLLPDIGAARIADMDRNGITTQVLSCQNTFLPADVAPELTKAANDTAAQAVKAYPGRFAAFATLPTAVPGAAADELRRCVRELGFVGTMIMGRTDGEFLDEPRFDPILRAASELNVPIYLHPAPPPLAVSEANYAGRLSPAVSTFFRLPAWGWHQETAVHFLHLILAGVLDRYPDLQFVLGHWGESIPFYLDRLDEALPQRLTRLDRTFREYFRDNVFITPSGMFSQAQLRYCVDTVGVDRIIHAVDFPMIGNEGAVPFLADSYLSGEDKDKIAHGNADKLLGLDRIQ